The following proteins are co-located in the Desulfurococcus amylolyticus Z-533 genome:
- a CDS encoding TRAP transporter large permease subunit: MDINIVEQVNIRQKHVEDKVGGIYEHDPRYILSNIEDIIRYLSSSHGKPDAIVFSSYLFSTLFMTSMGVCLFVLMGTVFEKAGLTEVIVDALEPLVGRVKGGLAVVTVLGCAFFELLTGAVATTTAFSRIMGLHDNGLGFQFRLKYIIPSAKIMIYRLGPSPSQDRAPAF, translated from the coding sequence ATGGATATAAATATTGTTGAACAGGTAAATATTAGACAGAAACATGTTGAGGATAAGGTAGGAGGCATTTATGAACATGATCCCAGGTACATACTCAGCAATATAGAGGATATAATTAGATACCTATCTTCTTCTCATGGAAAGCCGGATGCTATAGTATTCTCATCATATCTCTTCTCCACCCTATTCATGACGAGCATGGGGGTGTGTTTATTCGTATTAATGGGTACGGTTTTTGAGAAGGCAGGGCTAACGGAGGTAATCGTAGATGCGCTTGAACCACTAGTAGGAAGAGTGAAAGGGGGACTCGCTGTAGTTACTGTACTTGGGTGTGCGTTTTTCGAGTTGCTAACAGGTGCGGTAGCAACTACAACAGCATTCTCTAGGATCATGGGGCTTCATGATAATGGACTAGGTTTTCAATTTAGATTAAAATATATAATTCCCTCTGCTAAGATAATGATTTATCGGCTGGGCCCGTCGCCTAGCCAGGATAGGGCGCCGGCCTTCTAA